In one Nicotiana sylvestris chromosome 8, ASM39365v2, whole genome shotgun sequence genomic region, the following are encoded:
- the LOC104212389 gene encoding uncharacterized protein, which translates to MASLTILLRHSGKWNDEGNYIDFSIEGILIKEYASFNDLVGSISNQLGIDLSINTIKIQYNVEGNHTPMEIHNDMGYRVYVELKKENREFGMYPLCITTMEKELISEDGLNQGDIVQIDEAVQMYDSDTDDTLAIELANSGEAIGVFELHKDLIISKTNQKEVMAGQVYKDKATLKEVMENYAIAQRFQFRVDRSNAVIYALICISEDCDWRFKASSINKLELFKRKYILRDIIDDVKSDLGVDVSYMLAWRAKEKAMNFLRGEPTDSYKKLPGYLYTRDKTYPGSHIRMEKSSKNEFMYVYISLYAFIRGFDHCRPIVVVDISHLKSYYTGTFVSASTLDGAGHILPLAYGVIDSENDAAWTWFFEQFKIAYGVRENMCIVSDRNESIIKSVSRVYPDVPHCACIWHLWNNVYKKFKKSHAKLSEIYFSMTKAYTQTEFDSLMEKVEKVDIRVKEYLELAGYEKWDRLYAPVNRGWTMTSNIAESINAALVSARELPIYDFLEEVRKMFGRWNCSNRKEATQTYKTLGKKYQEMLELNETMCTRMTVELPVNFYEYLLELVNNIDEYSCSKMVEYKSIQMQTVDQYTVVPSTEYLHTVNDGGRNYTVCLLERKCVCGRFQIDELSCPHAWAVLKSKFLTLEEYCSSYYKPSTIVMAYDVPVYPLPDKNDWNIPEHVAEEVVLPPKWKRPPGRPKKKRDKNLSEYNMLNIVEYRLIIQFNSIDFGGIHCNTVEYRSRQLVETVEFN; encoded by the exons ATGGCAAGCTTGACAATTTTGTTGCGTCATTCTGGAAAGTGGAACGATGAGGGCAATTATATCGACTTTTCCATTGAGGGAATACTGATTAAGGAGTATGCTTCCTTTAATGATCTAGTTGGTTCAATTTCTAATCAACTGGGTATAGATTTGAGCATAAATACCATTAAAATACAATACAATGTTGAAGGCAATCACACGCCAATGGAAATACACAATGATATGGGTTACAGAGTGTATGTAGAATtgaaaaaagagaacagagaatttGGGATGTATCCTCTGTGCATTACAACTATGGAAAAAGAGCTTATCTCCGAAGATGGTTTAAATCAAGGCGACATTGTGCAGATAGACGAAGCAGTTCAAATGTACGATTCCGATACAGATGATACACTAGCTATAGAACTTGCCAATTCAGGAGAAGCGATTGGAGTGTTCGAACTCCACAAGGATTTGATAATTTCAAAAACTAATCAAAAGGAGGTTATGGCTGGACAAGTTTATAAGGATAAGGCTACATTGAAAGAGGTGATGGAGAATTATGCTATAGCTCAAAGGTTTCAATTCCGTGTTGATCGGTCTAATGCTGTCAT CTATGCATTAATATGTATTTCAGAAGATTGTGATTGGAGGTTTAAGGCTTCAAGCATTAACAAATTGGAATTATTCAAG AGGAAATACATTCTGAGGgacattattgatgatgtgaaatCAGATCTAGGTGTTGATGTTAGCTACATGTTGGCGTGGAGGgctaaagaaaaggcaatgaattTTCTTAGAGGTGAACCGACTGATTCATACAAAAAATTACCAGGATACTTATATACAAGGGATAAGACATATCCAGGTTCTCACATAAGAATGGAAAAATCGTCAAAGAATGAATTCATGTACGTGTATATATCATTGTATGCATTTATAAGGGGGTTTGATCATTGTAGACCAATTGTTGTAGTGGACATAAGTCATCTAAAATCCTACTACACCGGGACATTCGTTTCTGCAAGCACGTTGGATGGTGCAG GTCATATATTGCCACTAGCATACGGTGTTATTGATTCAGAGAACGATGCTGCTTGGAcgtggttctttgagcaattcaagatagCATACGGTGTAAGGGAAAACATGTGCATTGTTTCGGATAGAAATGAGAGCATCATTAAATCTGTATCGAGAGTGTATCCAGATGTACCGCATTGTGCTTGCATATGGCATCTATGGAATAATGTATACAAGAAATTCAAAAAGAGCCATGCCAAGTTGAGTGAGATATACTTCTCGATGACAAAAGCATACACACAAACTGAATTTGATAGTCTGATGGAGAAGGTTGAGAAGGTAGATATTAGGGTGAAAGAATACTTAGAGTTAGCTGGTTACGAAAAGTGGGATAGGTTGTATGCACCTGTTAACAGGGGATGGACAATGACGTCAAATATCGCTGAGTCAATCAATGCAGCACTAGTTTCAGCAAGGGAATTGCcaatatatgacttcctcgaagAAGTTAGGAAGATGTTTGGTCGTTGGAATTGTAGTAACCGTAAAGAAGCTACTCAGACATACAAGACGCTTGGGAAAAAATACCAGGAAATGCTGGAGTTGAATGAGACCATGTGTACCCGTATGACT GTAGAACTACCCGTTAATTTTTATGAATATTTGCTTGAACTAGTAAATAATATAGATGAATACAG TTGCTCAAAAATGGTTGAATACAAATCCATACAAATGCAGACTGTAGATCAATACACa GTGGTACCCTCAACTGAATACTTACATACTGTTAACGATGGTGGGAGGAATTACACAGTCTGCCTGCTCGAGAGAAAATGTGTTTGTGGGAGGTTCCAAATTGATGAATTGTCATGCCCACATGCCTGGGCTGTATTGAAGAGCAAGTTTTTAACGCTTGAAGAATATTGCTCTAGCTATTACAAGCCAAGTACAATTGTAATGGCATACGATGTGCCAGTGTACCCGCTACCGGACAAAAATGACTGGAATATACCAGAGCATGTTGCAGAGGAGGTTGTACTACCACCCAAATGGAAAAGACCTCCTGGAAGGCCAAAGAAGAAGCGCGACAAAAATTTAA GTGAATACAACATGTTGAATATAGTTGAATATAGGTTAATAATACAGTTTAATTCAATTGACTTTGGAGGAATACATtgtaatacagttgaatacagatCTAGACAGCTGGTTGAAACAGTTGAATTTAACTGA